From a region of the Pseudoxanthomonas sp. X-1 genome:
- a CDS encoding putative quinol monooxygenase gives MSASQAPIVVVARWTVAAAAIAEVRALLPQLQRQSLAEPGCLGYEVLESGAAPEVIVLIERYRDAAAIDAHRNTAHYRELVASRIVPLLVQRQVDLLTSVG, from the coding sequence ATGAGCGCGTCCCAGGCGCCGATCGTGGTCGTGGCCCGCTGGACGGTCGCGGCCGCGGCCATCGCCGAGGTGCGTGCACTGCTGCCGCAGCTGCAGCGACAGTCGCTGGCCGAGCCGGGGTGCCTTGGCTACGAGGTGCTGGAGAGCGGCGCTGCGCCGGAAGTGATCGTGCTGATCGAACGCTATCGCGATGCCGCCGCGATCGATGCGCACCGCAACACCGCGCACTACCGCGAACTGGTCGCCTCGCGCATCGTGCCGCTGCTGGTCCAGCGCCAGGTCGATCTGCTGACGTCCGTCGGGTGA
- a CDS encoding glycoside hydrolase family 3 C-terminal domain-containing protein, whose amino-acid sequence MLRRPLRVTLSLLAIALCAPAIAADTTSRPWLDAGRPAAERARAVLAQMTLEEKLKLLNGDVELDDIGTGVNPCIGHIAANPRLGLPELCMADGPAGVSNGTTGVTVFPAPMMAASSWSPDLLYRYGVALGAEHAGKRHNVVLAPTINIARSPRWGRLAETLSEDPLLTARLGTAIIQGVQTHPIMADAKHFAAYNQETDRFGDAPGYNAVDVRVGQRALHEIYYPAFKAAVQDGKVGSVMCAYNRINGVYACENAQGFDVLRKEWGFDGFIVADWYFGHRSLLPSVKAGMDISMPGGKNPFGFEDFYGAPLAAAVEDGSITGRDIDRLALNVLTPMFRLGLVDHPLPREVKADVRTPEHTALAREIAERGIVLLKNDRGVLPLSPSLRTLAVIGDDAGANVSATERYGGFVNYPGMRIVTPLDGLQRRAPRATQVNYAPGTAGIKPLPLMEGSALQGHGWTARYYANNEFAGAPAITRTEATIDMIDKVPESLPKPFSARWNATLVPRSSGLYRFSVTGGSDLRLFVDGVEIARTWKQSFSGTSHGVARLTAGQAVQLRVDYASGAGLSHPGARLGWEPASDSRIAAAVDVARKAEVALVFVGDHVSEGMDRTSLSLPGDQDALIAAVSAVNPKTVVVLNTVGPVTMPWLDQVAGVVQAWYPGEEAGNAIAAVLYGDVDATGRLAVTFPRGEDHPLLLPQARFPGVNAQADYDDGLLVGYRGYHATGEQPLFPFGYGLSYTRFALSEFALRPVAGQHVPGASVRVTNTGQRAGTQTVQLYLTYPAGAGEPPRQLVGFAQATLAPGASAVVEIPVSADAGRIWDTADNGWKRPAGSYRLEVGTSSADIADARTF is encoded by the coding sequence ATGCTCCGACGCCCGTTGCGTGTCACGCTCTCCCTGCTTGCCATCGCGCTGTGCGCACCTGCGATCGCGGCCGACACCACGTCGCGCCCGTGGCTGGACGCCGGCAGGCCGGCCGCCGAGCGCGCCCGCGCGGTACTGGCGCAGATGACGTTGGAGGAAAAGCTCAAGCTGCTCAACGGCGACGTGGAACTCGACGACATCGGCACCGGCGTCAATCCGTGCATCGGCCACATCGCCGCCAATCCGCGACTGGGGTTGCCCGAGCTGTGCATGGCCGATGGCCCGGCCGGCGTCAGCAACGGCACCACCGGCGTGACCGTGTTCCCGGCGCCGATGATGGCCGCATCGAGCTGGAGCCCGGACCTGCTGTATCGCTACGGCGTGGCGCTGGGCGCCGAGCATGCCGGCAAGCGCCACAACGTCGTGCTGGCACCGACCATCAACATCGCGCGCTCGCCGCGCTGGGGCCGCCTGGCCGAGACCCTGAGCGAGGATCCGCTGCTGACCGCGCGCCTGGGCACGGCGATCATCCAGGGCGTGCAGACCCATCCGATCATGGCCGACGCCAAGCACTTCGCCGCCTACAACCAGGAAACCGACCGCTTCGGCGATGCGCCTGGCTACAACGCGGTGGACGTGCGGGTCGGGCAGCGTGCGCTGCACGAGATCTATTACCCGGCGTTCAAGGCCGCGGTGCAGGACGGCAAGGTCGGCTCGGTGATGTGCGCCTACAACCGCATCAACGGCGTGTATGCGTGCGAGAACGCGCAGGGGTTCGATGTGCTGCGCAAGGAATGGGGTTTCGATGGCTTCATCGTGGCTGACTGGTACTTCGGCCATCGCAGCCTGCTGCCGTCGGTCAAGGCGGGCATGGACATCTCCATGCCGGGCGGCAAGAACCCGTTCGGCTTCGAGGATTTCTACGGCGCGCCGCTGGCCGCGGCGGTCGAGGACGGCAGCATCACCGGCCGTGATATCGACCGACTGGCGCTGAACGTGCTGACACCGATGTTCCGCCTTGGCCTGGTCGACCATCCGCTGCCGCGCGAGGTCAAGGCCGACGTGCGTACCCCCGAGCACACTGCGCTGGCGCGCGAGATCGCCGAGCGCGGCATCGTGCTGCTCAAGAACGACCGTGGCGTGCTGCCGTTGTCGCCTTCGCTCAGGACCCTGGCGGTGATCGGTGATGACGCCGGCGCCAACGTCAGCGCGACCGAGCGCTACGGCGGCTTCGTCAACTATCCGGGCATGCGGATCGTGACGCCGCTCGATGGCCTGCAGCGCCGCGCGCCCAGGGCCACCCAGGTGAACTACGCCCCCGGCACCGCCGGCATCAAGCCGCTGCCGCTGATGGAGGGCAGTGCGTTGCAGGGCCATGGCTGGACCGCGCGGTACTACGCCAACAACGAATTCGCAGGGGCGCCGGCGATCACGCGTACCGAGGCGACGATCGACATGATCGACAAGGTGCCCGAGTCGCTGCCCAAGCCGTTTTCCGCGCGCTGGAACGCGACACTCGTGCCGAGAAGCAGCGGCCTGTATCGCTTCTCGGTGACCGGCGGCAGCGACCTGCGCCTGTTCGTCGATGGCGTGGAGATCGCCAGGACCTGGAAGCAGAGCTTCAGCGGTACTAGCCACGGCGTCGCTCGGCTGACCGCCGGCCAGGCCGTGCAGCTGCGCGTGGACTACGCCAGCGGTGCGGGCCTGTCGCATCCCGGCGCGCGCCTGGGCTGGGAACCCGCCTCCGATTCGAGGATCGCGGCCGCGGTCGACGTGGCGCGCAAGGCCGAGGTCGCGCTGGTGTTCGTCGGCGACCACGTCTCCGAAGGCATGGATCGCACCTCGCTGTCGCTGCCGGGTGACCAAGACGCGCTGATCGCCGCCGTGTCCGCGGTCAACCCGAAGACCGTGGTCGTCCTCAACACGGTGGGTCCGGTGACGATGCCTTGGCTGGACCAGGTCGCCGGCGTGGTGCAGGCCTGGTATCCGGGCGAAGAGGCCGGCAACGCGATCGCCGCGGTGCTGTATGGCGATGTGGACGCCACCGGCCGCCTGGCCGTGACCTTCCCGCGCGGCGAGGACCATCCGTTGCTGCTGCCGCAGGCGCGCTTCCCCGGCGTCAACGCCCAGGCCGATTACGACGACGGGCTGCTGGTCGGCTATCGCGGCTACCACGCCACGGGCGAACAGCCGCTGTTCCCGTTCGGCTATGGCCTGTCGTACACGCGCTTCGCGCTGTCCGAGTTCGCGCTGAGGCCGGTCGCCGGCCAGCACGTGCCCGGCGCCAGCGTGCGCGTCACCAACACCGGCCAGCGCGCCGGCACGCAGACCGTGCAGCTGTACCTGACCTACCCGGCCGGCGCCGGTGAACCGCCGCGGCAGCTGGTCGGCTTCGCCCAGGCCACCCTGGCTCCCGGTGCGAGCGCGGTGGTGGAGATTCCGGTTTCGGCCGACGCCGGCAGGATCTGGGACACCGCCGACAACGGCTGGAAACGGCCCGCTGGCAGCTATCGCCTCGAAGTGGGCACCTCGTCCGCGGACATCGCCGACGCCAGGACGTTCTGA
- a CDS encoding aldo/keto reductase, whose protein sequence is MAAEHNDSFELYDLKVEAVAPPGAKVYSGAQPGDYFELKGEMLYLPPGQGFSIYSLSAVLPLLAAKQRETAPLDWMTSDEEIANPDPNCPVRLRITRTGKRTFRRADTTAVALPASAPAATGVPRATLAPGYDISRLIKGGWHLSGDHGAIDRDQALKDMASFVEAGITTFDCADIYTGVEEMIGDFRAAYPALAKSVRVHTKFVPDLAALDRVDPALVESSIDRSLRRLKQESLDLVQFHWWNFGIPGYVEAALELARLQRAGKIQHIGVTNFDVPHLAELLDAGVRVLSHQVQYSVLDHRPEHGMAAFCQANDIAFLCYGTVAGGFLSERWLGKPEPTETFANRSLVKYKLIIEDFGGWALYQDLLQALAAVGAKHGCDIATIASAAVLTRPNVAAAIVGATSAAHLDAHRRVGSVALDADDLALIQAVTARRVGPLGDVYGLERDIAGRHGRIMKYDLHK, encoded by the coding sequence GTGGCTGCAGAACACAACGACAGCTTTGAACTCTACGACCTCAAGGTCGAAGCCGTGGCCCCACCGGGCGCAAAGGTCTACAGCGGCGCGCAGCCGGGCGACTACTTCGAGCTGAAGGGCGAGATGCTCTACCTGCCGCCAGGCCAGGGATTCTCGATCTACTCGCTGTCGGCGGTGCTGCCGCTGCTGGCGGCCAAGCAGCGCGAGACCGCGCCGCTGGACTGGATGACCTCCGACGAGGAAATCGCCAATCCCGATCCCAACTGCCCGGTGCGCCTGAGGATCACCCGCACCGGCAAGCGCACCTTCAGGCGCGCCGACACCACCGCCGTCGCCCTGCCCGCGTCCGCGCCTGCCGCCACCGGCGTGCCGCGCGCCACGCTGGCGCCGGGCTATGACATCTCGCGCCTGATCAAGGGCGGCTGGCACCTGTCCGGCGACCATGGCGCGATCGATCGCGACCAGGCGCTCAAGGACATGGCCAGCTTCGTCGAGGCCGGCATCACCACCTTCGACTGCGCCGACATCTACACCGGCGTCGAGGAGATGATCGGGGACTTCCGCGCCGCCTATCCCGCGCTGGCCAAGTCGGTGCGCGTGCACACCAAGTTCGTGCCGGACCTGGCCGCGCTGGACCGCGTCGACCCGGCGCTGGTCGAATCGAGCATCGACCGCTCGCTGCGCCGCCTCAAGCAGGAATCGCTGGACCTGGTGCAGTTCCACTGGTGGAACTTCGGGATTCCCGGCTATGTGGAAGCCGCGCTGGAACTGGCGCGCCTGCAGCGCGCCGGCAAGATCCAGCATATCGGCGTGACCAATTTCGACGTGCCGCATCTGGCCGAACTGCTCGATGCTGGCGTGCGCGTGCTCAGCCACCAGGTGCAGTACTCGGTGCTGGACCACCGCCCCGAGCACGGCATGGCCGCGTTCTGCCAGGCCAACGACATCGCCTTCCTGTGCTACGGCACGGTCGCCGGCGGCTTCCTGTCCGAGCGCTGGCTGGGCAAGCCGGAGCCGACCGAAACCTTCGCCAACCGTTCGCTGGTCAAGTACAAGCTCATCATCGAGGACTTCGGCGGCTGGGCGCTGTACCAGGACCTGTTGCAGGCCCTGGCCGCCGTCGGCGCCAAGCATGGCTGCGACATCGCCACGATCGCCAGCGCCGCCGTGCTGACCCGCCCCAACGTGGCCGCCGCGATCGTCGGCGCCACCAGCGCCGCGCATCTGGACGCCCATCGCCGGGTGGGCAGCGTGGCGCTGGATGCCGACGACCTCGCCCTGATCCAGGCCGTCACCGCGCGCCGGGTCGGACCGCTGGGCGATGTGTACGGCTTGGAGCGCGACATCGCAGGCCGCCACGGCCGCATCATGAAGTACGACCTGCACAAGTGA
- a CDS encoding LysR family transcriptional regulator → MAIFATVVRCGSFAAAARELGLTRAVVSHHVGALETRLGVPLAQRSTRSFSLTPAGEAFRVHCERLLDEAFDGLRGMELLRAEPQGEVRLTCSHHFGNKRILPALLAFRRRYPAIRLHIAMGDANVDLVQQGVDLAVRAGPLPDSTLYARPLVHEATLLCASPAYLKRYGMPTTPEELKQHRWVVYPPSQRHTQIQVDGARIEIPVQGDIVTDSAVSRLAFVLAGEGIARLPMYDAAAPLAAGELLRVLPQAVTAPLDIYLVHSRKIGPGAKLLRDFLLDAARNNGW, encoded by the coding sequence ATGGCGATCTTCGCGACGGTGGTGCGCTGTGGCAGTTTCGCTGCGGCGGCGCGCGAGCTGGGATTGACCCGCGCGGTGGTCAGCCACCATGTCGGCGCGCTCGAAACCCGCCTCGGCGTGCCACTGGCCCAGCGCAGTACGCGCAGTTTCAGCCTGACGCCGGCGGGCGAAGCGTTCCGCGTCCACTGCGAGCGGCTGCTGGATGAGGCCTTCGATGGACTGCGCGGCATGGAGCTGCTGCGCGCCGAACCGCAGGGCGAAGTGCGCCTGACCTGTTCCCACCACTTCGGCAACAAGCGCATCCTGCCGGCGCTGTTGGCGTTCCGGCGGCGCTATCCGGCGATTCGCCTCCATATCGCGATGGGCGATGCGAACGTGGATCTCGTCCAGCAGGGCGTGGACCTGGCCGTCCGCGCCGGCCCGCTGCCCGACTCAACCCTGTATGCGCGACCGCTGGTGCACGAGGCCACGCTGCTGTGCGCATCACCTGCGTATCTGAAGCGCTACGGCATGCCCACCACGCCCGAGGAGCTCAAGCAGCATCGCTGGGTAGTCTATCCGCCGAGCCAGCGGCACACGCAGATCCAGGTCGATGGTGCGCGCATCGAGATCCCGGTGCAGGGCGACATCGTCACCGACAGCGCGGTCTCGCGGCTGGCGTTCGTGCTGGCAGGCGAAGGCATCGCACGCCTTCCGATGTACGACGCGGCCGCGCCGCTGGCCGCGGGCGAACTGTTGCGCGTCCTGCCGCAGGCCGTCACGGCGCCACTGGACATCTATCTGGTTCACTCGAGAAAGATCGGACCCGGCGCGAAGCTGCTGCGGGACTTTCTGCTGGATGCGGCCCGCAACAACGGCTGGTGA
- a CDS encoding LysR family transcriptional regulator, whose translation MHSLNFRYLYESHRLGSMRAAADKLGVAVSSISRQIAQLEAEAGVTMIEHGRRNIILTEAGELGVRFYQEQLAHGENFESQLADLKSLRSGRVKLALGEGFIGKGLTEVVSAFTKRHAGITLSVHMVVSSNEVTRMVAEDEAHLGLIYGPTDDPRIRIQHAVPQPLCVVMKHNHPLASRDSVRLADLASYNLCLPEASNRTRQLLRQGEAAEQITLEPCVTSNSINMIRDLLHSGQFITLFSVLAASKELAKGQFVALPLDNPAFSEQTPVSLIRRLGRRLPPGPAQLMTMLESYLRGLPQLDKGRIAP comes from the coding sequence ATGCACAGCCTCAATTTCCGCTATCTCTACGAATCCCATCGCCTGGGCTCCATGCGCGCGGCGGCCGACAAGCTGGGGGTGGCGGTGTCCTCGATCAGCCGCCAGATCGCGCAGCTGGAAGCGGAGGCCGGCGTGACCATGATCGAGCATGGCCGCCGCAACATCATCCTGACCGAGGCCGGCGAGCTGGGCGTCCGCTTCTACCAGGAACAGCTGGCTCACGGCGAGAACTTCGAGTCGCAGCTGGCCGACCTGAAGTCGCTGCGCTCGGGCCGGGTCAAGCTGGCCCTGGGCGAAGGCTTCATCGGCAAGGGCCTGACCGAGGTGGTCTCGGCCTTCACCAAACGCCACGCCGGCATCACCCTGAGCGTCCACATGGTGGTGTCTTCCAACGAGGTCACCCGCATGGTGGCCGAGGACGAGGCCCACCTCGGCCTGATCTACGGGCCGACCGACGATCCGCGCATCCGTATCCAGCACGCCGTACCGCAGCCGCTGTGCGTGGTGATGAAACACAACCATCCGCTGGCCAGCCGCGACAGCGTCCGACTGGCCGACCTGGCCAGCTACAACCTGTGCCTGCCCGAGGCGTCCAACCGCACCCGCCAGCTGCTGCGCCAGGGCGAGGCCGCCGAACAGATCACGCTGGAGCCGTGCGTGACCTCCAATTCGATCAACATGATCCGCGACCTGCTGCACTCCGGACAGTTCATCACCCTGTTCTCCGTCCTGGCCGCGTCCAAGGAACTGGCCAAGGGTCAGTTCGTGGCGTTGCCGCTGGACAACCCGGCCTTCAGCGAACAGACGCCGGTCTCGCTGATCCGGCGCCTGGGCCGGCGCCTGCCGCCCGGCCCCGCGCAGCTGATGACCATGCTGGAAAGCTACCTGCGCGGCCTGCCGCAGCTGGACAAGGGTCGCATCGCGCCCTGA
- a CDS encoding type 1 glutamine amidotransferase domain-containing protein yields the protein MSVKHVLFVMTNAGEIGPHHRPTGYFFPEVAHPFEVFDQAGIAVEYASPAGGEVPEDGYDASDAAQLAFRQAKAIRRLSRSRKLSEVDVLDYDAVFVPGGLGPMVDITGNREVQAVIRRAWDAGMPVAAVCHGPSALLGIQRDDGTPLLAGKRVTGFSTSEEDGYARADVPFDLETALRGEGALYTSASDWQPHVVVDGRLITGQNPASAGPLAQAVVAALEGRA from the coding sequence ATGAGCGTCAAGCATGTCCTGTTCGTTATGACAAATGCCGGCGAGATCGGCCCGCATCATCGGCCTACCGGCTATTTCTTTCCGGAAGTGGCGCACCCGTTCGAGGTCTTCGACCAGGCCGGTATCGCCGTCGAGTACGCGTCTCCCGCCGGGGGCGAAGTGCCGGAAGACGGCTACGACGCTTCGGACGCAGCGCAGCTGGCGTTCCGCCAGGCCAAGGCCATCCGCCGCCTGTCCCGCAGCCGCAAGCTGTCCGAGGTTGACGTGCTGGATTACGACGCGGTGTTCGTGCCCGGCGGCCTGGGCCCGATGGTGGACATCACCGGCAACCGCGAAGTGCAGGCGGTGATCAGGCGCGCCTGGGACGCGGGCATGCCCGTCGCGGCGGTCTGCCACGGGCCATCGGCGCTGCTCGGCATCCAGCGCGATGACGGCACACCGTTGCTTGCGGGCAAGCGCGTGACCGGGTTCTCGACCTCAGAGGAAGACGGGTATGCGCGCGCCGATGTGCCCTTCGACCTGGAAACGGCCCTGCGCGGCGAGGGCGCGCTGTACACCTCGGCGTCGGACTGGCAGCCGCATGTCGTCGTCGATGGCCGGTTGATCACCGGGCAGAACCCGGCGTCCGCGGGTCCGCTCGCCCAGGCCGTCGTCGCGGCGCTGGAGGGCCGGGCATGA
- a CDS encoding TonB-dependent receptor, translating into MNPKSNRRSGCQAADFAPSQLHRAVLIGLALLAPLPAAAQDTATADATAPKLLGNVKVTASKMSAASTVQDTPISVQALGQEDFDKKAATDFSDFYHQIDGLSVQDNGPGDKRYVIRGITSNGAGTVGVYLDDVVITGSNEQDGGGQQADVKLFDLDRVEVLKGPQGTTFGSGSLAGTIRYITAQPNTSRFEGKINTSVRATKGADLGYQSDVAINLPIVKDIFAVRVAGFGTELPGWIDSKFDKGINGETSKAGRVSALWTPTDDLSITAMVMQQSTQQDGKSYYNVTGYDGSVISSGSHYNQADLTRNPWDENTHLYNFKLEYAQPYGTFTATASRFDRQTTYSRDASYVAGLYFGLDPYTTGLSQLRQPNTRAVNTYEARFASTFDGPVQFLAGLYQQNQNRLFRSVWPYADAAGNPEVGGPTLLERTLQTGLKEQAAFTEVSWAVNDQLDLTVGGRYYKFDLESQPRSITRAGGSAGTGYGLAGSSSDNGFIGRFNASYKFSPDVMGYLQIAQGFRPGGVNDQTAAELANVSIPGGYDADSLVNYELGFKTSWLDQRLIFNAAAYYIDWSDIQVTSQATSGTLSFPYTANGGGADVTGFEFQLQAQPTDGLTLGVSGSYNDAKLSKNNPAPSDGNKGDRLPYSPKWTASANVDYAFSLASLGDGLEGNIGADYSYTGARATDFNDSVNTYMPLDAYSLLGAHVSIGKGPWTIALSGSNLTNDDTAINYDAVAYGATPWNVYINRPRTFVLSFSYKL; encoded by the coding sequence ATGAATCCGAAGTCCAACCGTCGATCGGGCTGCCAGGCCGCCGACTTCGCACCCTCCCAGCTCCACCGCGCCGTGCTGATTGGCCTGGCCCTGCTGGCGCCACTGCCGGCCGCCGCCCAGGACACCGCGACCGCCGACGCGACCGCGCCCAAGCTGCTGGGCAACGTCAAGGTCACCGCCAGCAAGATGTCCGCGGCCAGCACGGTGCAGGACACGCCGATCTCGGTGCAGGCGCTGGGTCAGGAAGATTTCGACAAGAAGGCGGCGACGGATTTTTCGGATTTCTACCACCAGATCGACGGCCTGTCGGTCCAGGACAACGGCCCGGGCGACAAGCGCTACGTGATCCGGGGCATCACCTCCAACGGCGCCGGCACGGTCGGCGTGTATCTGGATGACGTGGTGATCACCGGTTCCAACGAGCAGGATGGCGGCGGCCAGCAGGCCGACGTGAAGCTGTTCGACCTGGACCGCGTGGAAGTGCTCAAGGGCCCGCAGGGCACCACCTTCGGCTCCGGCTCGCTGGCCGGCACCATCCGCTACATCACCGCCCAGCCCAACACCTCCAGATTCGAAGGCAAGATCAACACCTCGGTGCGCGCCACCAAGGGCGCCGACCTGGGCTACCAGAGCGACGTGGCGATCAACCTGCCGATCGTGAAGGACATCTTCGCCGTGCGCGTGGCCGGCTTCGGCACCGAGCTGCCGGGCTGGATCGACAGCAAGTTCGACAAGGGCATCAACGGCGAGACCAGCAAGGCCGGCCGCGTCTCGGCGCTGTGGACCCCGACCGACGACCTCTCCATCACCGCCATGGTGATGCAGCAGAGCACCCAGCAGGACGGCAAGAGCTACTACAACGTCACTGGTTACGACGGCAGCGTCATCTCCAGCGGCAGCCACTACAACCAGGCCGACCTGACCCGCAATCCGTGGGACGAGAACACCCACCTCTACAACTTCAAGCTCGAATACGCCCAGCCGTACGGCACCTTCACCGCCACCGCCTCGCGCTTCGACCGCCAGACCACCTACAGCCGCGATGCCTCCTACGTGGCCGGCCTGTACTTCGGCCTCGATCCTTACACCACCGGCCTGAGCCAGCTGCGCCAGCCCAACACGCGCGCGGTCAACACCTACGAAGCGCGCTTCGCCTCGACCTTCGACGGCCCGGTGCAGTTCCTGGCCGGCCTGTACCAGCAGAACCAGAACCGCCTGTTCCGCAGCGTGTGGCCCTACGCCGACGCGGCGGGCAATCCCGAGGTGGGCGGCCCGACCCTGCTCGAGCGCACCCTGCAGACCGGCCTGAAAGAACAGGCCGCCTTCACCGAAGTGTCCTGGGCGGTCAACGACCAGCTCGACCTGACCGTCGGCGGCCGCTACTACAAGTTCGACCTGGAATCGCAGCCGCGCAGCATCACCCGCGCCGGCGGCAGTGCCGGCACCGGCTATGGCCTGGCCGGCAGTTCGTCCGACAACGGCTTCATCGGCAGGTTCAACGCCAGCTACAAGTTCAGCCCCGACGTGATGGGCTACCTGCAGATCGCGCAGGGCTTCCGGCCTGGCGGTGTCAACGACCAGACCGCGGCCGAGCTTGCCAACGTCAGCATCCCGGGCGGCTACGACGCCGATTCGCTGGTCAACTACGAGCTGGGCTTCAAGACCAGCTGGCTGGACCAGCGCCTGATCTTCAACGCCGCGGCGTACTACATCGACTGGAGCGACATCCAGGTCACCTCGCAGGCGACCTCGGGGACGCTGTCCTTCCCGTACACCGCCAACGGCGGCGGCGCGGACGTGACCGGCTTCGAATTCCAGCTGCAGGCGCAGCCCACCGACGGCCTGACCCTGGGCGTGTCGGGCAGCTACAACGACGCCAAGCTGTCCAAGAACAACCCGGCGCCCAGCGACGGCAACAAGGGCGACCGCCTGCCGTACTCGCCCAAGTGGACCGCCTCGGCCAACGTCGACTACGCGTTCTCGCTGGCCAGCCTGGGCGACGGCCTGGAAGGCAACATCGGGGCCGACTACTCCTACACCGGCGCGCGTGCCACCGACTTCAACGACAGCGTCAACACCTACATGCCGCTGGATGCGTACTCGCTGCTGGGCGCGCACGTGAGCATCGGCAAGGGCCCGTGGACGATCGCGCTGTCCGGTTCCAACCTGACCAACGACGACACCGCCATCAACTACGATGCGGTGGCCTACGGCGCCACCCCGTGGAACGTGTACATCAACCGCCCGCGCACCTTCGTGTTGAGTTTCTCCTACAAGCTGTAA
- a CDS encoding sodium-dependent transporter, with amino-acid sequence MSIAAPARRAWSSNLLFLIAAIGTEAGIANVWKFSYLAGVNGGGLFVALYFIALMVLAIPALMAEMLLGRIGGRSVVGNMQVLVERYGIGKAWKSFGWLALISIFLILSFYFVVCGWMLYYFVLSITRGFSGVTAESATQMQATMMDSPIAMLACSGFFVATTAFVISFGVNKGIERVAGILTPLRFLILIGLLVFAVVYGSAGKAARFLFVPDFSLISWDIVIAAVGQAFFSLGIGVGVMMTMGAYMKSEYSISRAVVTVAMAQGLVALLAGMSIFPLVFQFDLAPAQGPGLIFVTLPVAFSQMPGGAVFGALLFMLLSFAALTATIVMQESIVAWLEERTGASRRRLAWLSGLAIWLTGFITVFSFNRWKDVHPLTWLGVASTSTPFDLLDYLTSNILMPLGGLMVALIAGWALSREVVAKELRMTHPALFSAWRIAVRYVVPIGLVIIFISIQG; translated from the coding sequence ATGAGCATCGCCGCCCCCGCACGCCGCGCCTGGTCGTCCAACCTGCTGTTCCTGATCGCCGCCATCGGCACCGAGGCAGGGATCGCCAATGTCTGGAAGTTCAGTTACCTGGCCGGGGTCAACGGCGGCGGCCTGTTCGTCGCGCTGTACTTCATCGCGCTGATGGTGCTGGCCATCCCGGCCCTGATGGCCGAGATGCTGCTGGGCCGCATCGGCGGGCGCAGCGTGGTGGGCAACATGCAGGTACTGGTGGAACGCTATGGCATCGGCAAGGCATGGAAGTCGTTCGGCTGGCTCGCGCTGATCAGCATCTTCCTGATCCTGAGCTTCTACTTCGTGGTCTGCGGCTGGATGCTGTACTACTTCGTGCTGTCCATCACCCGCGGTTTTTCCGGCGTCACCGCCGAGAGCGCCACGCAGATGCAGGCCACGATGATGGACAGCCCCATCGCCATGCTGGCGTGCTCGGGCTTCTTCGTCGCCACCACCGCCTTCGTGATCAGCTTCGGCGTCAACAAGGGCATCGAGCGCGTGGCCGGGATCCTGACGCCGCTTCGCTTTCTGATCCTGATCGGCCTGCTGGTCTTCGCGGTGGTCTACGGCAGCGCCGGCAAGGCCGCGCGGTTCCTGTTCGTGCCGGATTTTTCGCTGATCAGCTGGGACATCGTGATCGCCGCGGTGGGCCAGGCGTTCTTCTCGCTGGGCATCGGCGTGGGCGTGATGATGACCATGGGCGCCTACATGAAGTCGGAGTACTCGATCTCCAGGGCCGTGGTCACCGTGGCGATGGCGCAGGGGCTGGTGGCGCTGCTGGCGGGCATGTCGATCTTTCCGCTGGTGTTCCAGTTCGACCTGGCGCCCGCGCAGGGCCCGGGCCTGATCTTCGTGACCCTGCCCGTCGCGTTTTCGCAGATGCCCGGCGGCGCGGTGTTCGGCGCGCTGTTGTTCATGCTGCTGTCCTTCGCCGCGCTGACCGCCACGATCGTGATGCAGGAATCGATCGTGGCCTGGCTGGAAGAGCGCACCGGCGCCTCGCGCCGTCGGCTTGCCTGGCTCTCGGGCCTGGCGATCTGGCTGACCGGCTTCATCACCGTGTTCTCCTTCAACCGCTGGAAGGACGTGCACCCGCTGACCTGGCTGGGCGTGGCCTCGACCAGCACGCCGTTCGACCTGCTCGATTACCTGACCTCCAACATCCTGATGCCGCTGGGCGGACTGATGGTGGCGCTGATCGCCGGCTGGGCGCTGTCGCGCGAGGTGGTGGCCAAGGAGCTGCGCATGACCCATCCGGCGCTGTTTTCCGCCTGGCGCATCGCCGTGCGCTACGTGGTGCCGATCGGCCTGGTGATCATCTTCATCTCGATCCAGGGCTGA